TGCTGCCTGCATCCTCTTCTTCCAAGGTGCCACAACCCCTGCAAGCTGTGAGAAGACCcaaggcactgccagctcctctgcagttGCTCGAATGGGGAAAGTTGACAGCGGCCATAAGAAAACCATCCTGAGGAGCTCTTGCACAgctggcaggcacagcagaCTCCTCGTGGCAGCACtggcaccccagggcagggggtaCCCCGGTGACGGGCAGCCCGGGGTGCGGCTGCCGTGCGGTGATGGGCAGAGGTGGCGGCAGGAAGCAATACTGGGTGTGCTCGTTCTGCCCCAGCGCTTGCACCCACCGCATGGGATCTCCTGGGCTTTCACTTTCGCTACCAGCTCGTCTTCTGTGGCCTGGAAAAACTCCGGAGGGAAATTCAGCAAACGCAggtccctctcctgctctgggctggtcgGAGCACAGGGTGACCCTTCCCAGGTGGGAATCCAGGGAGGAGGGACTCGTCTCTCCTTGTGCCAGCGCTGGAATGGGATCTCTCTCAGACAGCTGGTGCACCAGCAACTGCAAATCACTTGGCCACTGTGTCAGAGCACAGCCCCAAGTTCCCACCTCTCTACTGCTTTTGTGCTCTTGTGCTAAagtcctccagctccagctcggGCTCCTCACTGCCTCATCCAGCTCCACACTTCCAAGAGATAAATATCTGTGGGCTGGGCAGGCACCAGCCCAGCACCTGCTCCATGCAAACACCAGCCACAAAACGCTGCTTTCCAACTTTGCCAGCCCCACTCcgtgcctggagcagccttggTGAATGACTGAATGAGTGACTCCAGCCCCAacagcccccagctcccaccaaatgttttgctgcctgtgctcaccAGCTTGGGAGAATCTCACGCACAAAGGCTGACACATCGCTGCTgagccactgccagcagagccctggctgcacttcccagtgctcctctccctccagaCCTCACAGAGAGGTGAGCTGGGACCCTGgcaagcagggacaggcagccaACATgaagccagcagctcccacactgTCTGTATTCAACGAGACACAAGAAAAGGAGCGGAGAAGGCAGCGCAGGGCCCTGgtgcctgcccaccctgcttgGCTGGGACGCTCTTGCTCTGGTGAGTTGCATCATGGACATGCAGCTTTCACAATCCCTGGCCCACATAACCCATTGGAGCCGGCAGCCAGGCGGGCACTGGCTGCTCAGGCCAGAGAATCAAGGTCACACACAATGTCTGTGCCTGCTGGGGCTCTGTCTGGGCACCACAGATCCAGGGGTAGCTGGAGGatcccagggacacagcactccCTGTGCCAGAGACCTGCACAGCTACACATGCTTGGGAGAGCTGAGAGATGAACACAAAAcaccctctcctttccctcctttctccctctcctttctgctacaaaagggggaaaaaaggaaaaataaattagtgttGGGAGAGAAAGTGGAGAGTGCTCCTTGCTGAGAGGGCAAGTGGAATCCAATaaaatccaatccaatccaatcaCAATTTGTTTTCGCCAGGTCCCAAGGAAAACTCCGAGCTGGCTGGTGGGGATGTTACcaggagaaattcttcctttccagaggaaaagaacagaggAACAGTgactgcagcagtgacagatggagaggctgcccctggatctgCCCTggaactgccccagctccaccCCAGCGATGCCCCGAAGAGATCTtagctctgccctggctctctTTGTGCCTCAGAGAGTCTCGGAAGCCTCTGGGAAGGTGAGCATGATCCGGGCTGAGCCGCAGCCGGACGCATGGGCACCTCGCATGAGCTCAGCAGGATGCCGAATGACGCCGCGCATTCCGGGGACGGAGCGAGCCTGGAGCTTCGTAATGGATTTCCGAGAAAATTGCCTCTGTGTTTGGAGCGGGAGAGCAAAGAGTGCAGGCGGAACGGCCTTTCTCTCTAAGTGGCATCTCAAGGGTCTTAATTATTTCTCTGGAGTGGAAACATTTATTTAGATGGCTCTGGAGAAGTCCTGACGCTTTTGGCCACTGCCCTCCGGGCACATCCTGTATGCGAGGCTCCTCTGCAATGCTCCCCGCTGCTCCCGGGATGTGCAGGGGGCTTGGGCAAAGCACAAACACCCAACCACGTCAACTGCGGGCAGGACACGGCCTcggctccatcccctcctgcttACCGGGAACCAGGAGCTCTCATGGGggagcccagccccatcccatccctgctctgcatccctTACGCTCCCAGatctcaaaacaaaaccccGTTGTGATAATGCAGCCCAGCTAATGTGAAACAGATGAATCCCCACATTAGTCACAGACTCACATTTTCCCACAAAGGTCCCACTGGAGAGCCAGTGTGGATGGGCCCTGCAgggttccagccctgctgctggtgcaaGAGGCAGCCTGGGAAGAGCgagggggacagggcagcagcacagaccctgCCAGAACCCGGCCACCCGTGGGCAGCACACGACTTGGAGCCGTGGGCAGGGCAAAGTGGGGGCACCAGAGATGTTTGTcactggcacaggctcagcctggtggtgcccagtgccaggaggaGGGGATGATCTGctccagccaaaaaaaaaaaaccaaacggAAATGACATTTTGTCCAAGGGGGAACTTCCACAGGAAACCTCTGCCTCCAGCCACTCGGATAGGGCTGGGAACAACCCAGCAAACACTTGGCCTCAGCAGCCAAGCAGTGCCATTGCTTGGGCAAAGACTCCATAGCTCCTCCTGCTAGGAAAAAACATCCAGTTTCTGTTACTGAAACACCCGGGAGAGTGAGAGCCCGACTGGGTCTGCAGAGGGCACCAGAACCCCCCATCAGCTCAGTGAGTATCTCTGCACCTgagggggcacggggggcacccACAGCCCGGCTGGGACCAAGGGCACAATCctctcctgcccaccccagtgccagggctggccgGGGGCATCAGGAGCACAGCACCCGGGGTGCACTTGGCCTCCACCCCACACTGGtgcatcccagcatccctgcacacCCCCATGCATCCCTGTcctctccctgcatccctgctctgccttgcagAGCTCAGGTTGCCACAGTAACCACtcagtcccagctgctccagccaccaACGTGCTGCCACAGGTCAGCCCAGTGCAGCGGCTGCACCAGGGCCAGGAACCTTCACCCCATGTCAGGGTGAGCAGAGCCCTCGGTGATGGTTCCACCACTGCACTGTGAGCCAGGATGGGGCATCTGTAGAGAAACAGGCAGGTTGTGTCCTCCTGGAATGGCTGGGAGGTGGTGTTTTTGGTGATCACactgtgctggagctctgggtcTGACCTCTGCCACATGTGGCAGCGGAAGCCACcgctgcctggctctgctctgctgtgtatTTATCCGAGTGTGATGCAATATTTATTTGACTGTTGTGTTCTGAGCACTGGAAGCAGGCTTTGGGATGGCTCTTGGCTTGGCCAGCAGTGGCatgtgctctgcagctcagcacgTGTTGCTGTGGGAAGATCCTACCCAGCACctgggagggcagagggcaCCCTCAGGCTGGTCCTGGGGATCTTTGCCTCCCACCcctcactgcagccctgctcatTCAGCTGCTTgatcctggagctgcagatCAACTGTGGCCTCTCTAATCCCTGTCTGCTGCCTTATTCCCAAGGATTGTCAATACTGCACAGCTCAGACAGCCCAGGTACCAGTGGGACCCTGCCTGAGCCCCTGCTCTGGAGTGCCcctggcccagggctgccctggcaggtggctgcccatccccacagggctgccctgtgcctgtcACGCATCCCAAGCGGATTATCTGCATTTGGAAACCCCTAATCCGTTTGCACGCTTGGCTCAGACACTGTCCCCACTCCTCCCCACTGTGCTGtgagcctgggcaaggagcaAAGCCACCCTGTGACCTCCTTTTGGAGCCACAAACaacctcctgccccagcacaggcagaaagcaagggctgcagggctgactggggcaggaggagggggacaGGATGTTGGCAAGTGTCCCTTGCCCCCgttgctgctggtgctgcaggggtttctccagcccagcacagggactcCCCTGGGCactttctcctgctgcccatcaggctccaggagctcccagcctgctgctccccagagcattggcagcaggagctccaaGGTGGGAGCTGTGGCCCCTTGAGCCCatcacccagggctggggcaggtccCAACAGGGGCCAGGGAGGTAAGGaacccctgctctgcaggaataGAGAATGAGACACAATGTTCCTGGCACCACATGGTTGTGGCAACCCCAAGGGTTGCATATGGGTAAGAAAATTCCTTAGTCCTGGGTTCTCAaccccatcctgcagcagccagagggagCTGGTACATGGCAGGGCCGGAGAAGGGCTGGGCCTCATTCCTTTGTGAGCTGCCCcccacctgcagcaccctgggctgcgCCACTGAGAGGGGAATGATCCAATACAGCTGCCTTGAGAGCAGGAATGGGTTTGTGAggcctgggcagagccctggttTGGTTTGACAGTGAAATGCAGTGGGGCTGGTTCCCAAAGCAGGGACATggtcagctcagccctgagcaggatgctccagggcacacagagggcAGAGAAGGCTCCAGTGCACCTCCAGTGCCTCAAATGATGCAGCACAGCCAGTTCCACATGACCTGCATGAACAATCCCCCTAATCCTGCTCTGACAGAGAAATAATCTCTCCCTCTTGGCCTCATCAGAGCACAAACCCTGGAATGATCCTGTTCGTGGTTCCTCTCCTCACATCCACGTGGTATTGCAGAGGGCTAGGGGTACAAATGCTGGGGTGGGCTccaccagggctgtgtgtgcaaaGCGTGTCACCGTCACCAGCCAGCGCTCCCAGCCTCACACAcccacccagctgtgccttgCAGGGCCTGGCCCTCGctgcccccagctccagcccatcaCCCCCCGGGGCAGAAGCAGCCACAGGggcccctctgcagccccagccagcccgGGCcgagagcagccagagcagggccccaGCGCAGCCGTGTCCTCCCACGCTGGCACCGGCATTTCCTTTACACAACTGCAGGAGACCCGGGCGCGTCTCTGGGGCAGAGAAAGCAACCacgggctggggcagggccgctggcccctggctgccctggaagggccctgcagccccgggaAGGGGCAGCTGCCCACgcctgccaggcaggagccgGGGCCGCTCGCGCCGCGCAAACCGCAGCGGCGGCACCGGGGCCGGGCTGCGCCGAAGGAGGCCCCAGTTCCCGGAGCAGGGTCAGGTGGGTGCCGCAGGCAGGGCCCAGCTCACACCCCACAGCACGTCGCTTCAGGGCCTTTATTTCGGAGAAAGTTAAAGCCTGTAGATACAgcaataaaatatacaaaaaaataaaatttttttacagTATTGAATGCTGCCAGGGACTGCGGCCGGAGGCAGTGAGCGAGCAGAGGGGCAAAGGGCCCTCATCgcccctgagcagccccagggccagccACGGAcccccctcctgctcccacacaGCTTGGAGGGGCTTGCCCAGACCCCACAGCCACGGGGATCCTCCCCCCTGCCCTCTGGTTCCCTGCCCACCAGCTGTGATGCAACTCggagggagcagctctcccgctgcctcccccacccctccacTGCTCACCCGTGTCTGCCCACTGCATGGAAAGGGCAGGAGGGCTCCCCCAGTTTCGTTAAATGCAGgacaaacccccaaaattcagGACATCGCCCTTCACAACACCCCTGTCACTGTCCTGCACTGCCCCACAGCAGGTTCCTCTCCTCCCATCCACTGCTCCCTTCAACTCTTGACCCTTCCCACCCTTAAATGTGAGGGGCCAACCTCCAACTGAAATGCCACATGAAGCCCCCAAGAAGCTGCAGACCCCATGCCTGGCCCCTCACAACTCACAAAGAAAGGGACAGGCCAGGAGCCCCACTGTCAGCCATGCTGGTTCCTCCAATTCCCCAGGGTCCAACTGCTCTAACTCAGCACAGTGCTGGAAGCAAGactgtgctcccagcaccagcctggccacAGGGAAGCCAAGGCAGCCCCTGTGGCTTCACCCAGCTCCCAGAATGGGCCACAGCTGCAGATGCTGTTCACACACAGGAGCCACTACTGGGTAGCAGCACTGCCCtaccccagggacaccagccATCCCAAaaggagcccaggctgctggcactggccAGGTCACTGTGCCCAAAGCAGGAAGCTGAGGACAAGCACAAGCAGCTCCTGAACCTCTGGGCTCCCAGGCTGAGTCCAGCAGGGGCAGTGCTTGCTGAGTCCAGGGTGGGAGCACCTGGATAcatccacctgcagctctgagccctgtcCTGGTCATCCTGGCCAAAACCAGGGCCAGGTGGGTGCAGAGAGGGGACTCACCCCAGCACCCTGCGAGCTCTaggaggtgctgggagcagcagagcaggcccTGCCACATGGCAAATCCCCTCTGCAATTCCAGATTTGTGGGTTTGGGTGCGGGCACAGTCAgggcagcagcttccagcagcgGGACCAGGGCTGTGGAAGCGTTTGTAGGAACTGTGGCTGCAATCGGAGGCAAATAGGCACTTGAATGAGCAAAAATAATAGAAAACTGTTAtggaaggaaatagaaaaaggttCATCCCCCTCCCCCAGAGATGAGCTGTACCACCCCAGAGAGGGGCTGCGCTGTTGGGTGAGGTGAGACCTGACCCATGCAAGGACCCTGGCCCCCAGCAGTTCCCAAgggcaggcctggagcagctgcagccgAGTGGGACAAATCCAGGGGAGGCTCTGGAGGTGggaaggctgagctgcagcccctcacatGGGCGAGGATGCACACTCTGGGGTCAGCTCCATGTCGAAGGTCAGCGACTCTGCGGGCAGACACAGGCAGGGTTACGGGGCCCTGGGTGTGGGGTGGCAGCCAGGGCCCCCTGGAGCCCCCCCAGACTCACCAAACTGCCCGCCCGCATTGCTCTCCGCGCCCTCGCTGCTGGTGCCGAACTGCATGAGCGAGTCCAGCGTGCGCGGGGACATGGGCAGGTCGATGGTGTTGCTGAAGGAGGTGCTGTCCAAAGGAGAAGAAGCACAGAAAGCTCCTCAGTCAGGGCCTGCCTGGCCAGAGCTCTCTAACAACCCCTCTACCCGCTGAGGGGCCCCCAGAGGTCTCCAGAGGAAAGGGGCCCCGGAGGGGAAGAACGGGGCTGTGGTTTGGGCAGCAGCCggagcctggctcagcccccACCGTCACCCCAGGCTGGGAACCCCACAGGAACCAAGCAAAGCTCAGACAGagctggaaagaaaggaaggaaaccTCTCCCTCAAGCACGGTTGAGCACACAAACACCCCCCAAGCAGTGACGGACACCTCCCAGGAACACTCACGGGGTGACACAGATGAACTTGGTCTTCAGGTATGGAGCAGCACCTGCAAGGAGGGAGAAGCTTCATCAGCAGCCACTCAAGGACAAATCCTTGTCTCTGCCCCCCAGAACACAGGCAGTGCCCACCCTCTGTCCCATGGCTGGTGCCAcactgtggctgtgccctccagggagggcacagggtccTGGTTGGCgacagccagtgctgctccccagagctTCCCTGTGACAAAGGAGCCACAGAAAGTCAACGACTACCTGAGTCCGTGGCTTCCGAGTGTTCCTGGCTCTCAGAGCGGCAGTACTTCCCAAATGCCTCCTCCTTGGGGATGTCTGGGTACAGGTACACCagaggggacaccaggatgTTGGTGGCATCCATGATTTTGTAGCCCATGATGATCTCAGCAAAGGACATgttgttcagctgctgcttggtgTAAGGCTCCACTGACTGGATCTGTGTCTTCCCTGTGCAAGGAAGGAGAATTTTGGCACACAacaaaggcagggctgccttcagacatccccagagcagcagggacaagaTGGGCCTGGGGCTGTGTTTAGCCCTACCAGGCACACAGCAGACCACAGGGCAGGACTGCGACCTGGCTGTGTTCAGTGCCACAGAAAACTGTGCAGCACGTGGGCACAGACACCCAGAAGGCAAAGACCAGCTAAGGGCAGCCAGGCTCAGAAGTTAACCCACACAGACAGCTTGTTGGGACAAGGACAAACGCTTATCAGGGCACCCAAGCCCCCTCTGGAAGCTGGAATGTCAAGCCAGGCACCCAGGGTAGAGCTCGTACCACTGATGTCCTTCTCCACCCAGGTGAAGGTGATGCCCCCCTCCTTGCTGCTCTCACTGAAGCGCAGCAGAAAGGTCCCTGGGGGCTTGGTGCTCAGGATGGCTCGCTCCCGCTCCTTGCTGATGAAGCCCATGATGTacctgggcaggaggaagcaAGAACAACAAATGGAGGtcagggcacaggagcagcctgtAAGTCATGCCAGCTCTGCTCAACAGCAGAAGTCAGCCTGGCCACTGACATTTTATGGATTCCCAGGTGAGTTTTCACTCTGAAACAGCAAAAAGTATCCCAGGACAGCACACCTGGCACATGGACAAGCACCCCACGCCATCAGGGTGGAACCTGTGGGACCCTTCCAAGGCCCAGCCTAACCTCAGGCTCTGGTCTGGCACTCACCCTTCGTTCCACAGTGCCAGGATGTACTTCTTCACCAAGTCAATGATGTTGTCCAGCCAGACCCAGAAAGAGAAGCCTTTGCCAGCCATGTTCTCctggggaaaaggcagagaggcTGCTAGCACAGCTTGAAAGAAGGGAACAGCCAAGGGAACATGCTCATGGAAGAGAGGAAATGCTACCTTGCAGAACTTGGCCCAGGTGATCTGACAGCCAGAGTAATTCACACCTGGtcctggaagagaaaaaagaacacaACCATTTATAAATAGAGCTGTCCTTCCAAAGAGACCATTTCCAGGGTTTGTGCCATTTGGGAGAAAACCAAGCACCTGAAAATTACTCAGGCCAAAAGCTCCTAGGCCAAAACACAGGACCTCACTTTTGGATGACATGTACAGGTGGGGAATCATGCCAGGGGACAAGAGGGATGGGCAGGACACCCTGGAGGCCAGCCCTCTCTTACCCAGCAGTTTCTCTGCCAGTGTGGTCAGCTGCTCGATGCTGAGCCCGCGCTTGGTGGTGGAGGAGAACTGCCAGCTCAGCACCTCTGCCACCTGGTCCCAGGTGCCAATGGGGGGCTTGGTGAAGAAGTTCACGTTCTGCACGAGGGAACACACAGCCCTGagtgggacatgggacaggagcagggccaggttCTGCCTCAGCCCCGCTCTccagcctcagtttccctctcaCCCATCCTgacacctgccctgctgccctcccacaCCAGCCCTACCTTGGGGTTGTTGGTCAGCATGTTGTACCACAGGATGGATGCCCAGGCATTGGGCATCTGGCAGATGTTGGAGATGACCACCACAGGCAGCGAGTGGGTCTGCAAAGAGAAGATGTCACCATGGGTTGGGACAACTCCCAGGGCTCCACCCAGGCCTGTGGTGGTGAAGGCAGTGACCCAAGCCTCACCTCCAGGTCGATCTTCAGCCCCTGGTGATACACCTCTGTCTCAAAAGTGATGAGGTGCAGCTCCTCAGTGACTATCAGCGAGGCCTGGGGCAGAAAGGGACACCATGAGCACCACGAGACACCCAGCCTCACCCCGACACACGACCAGcagacccagcacagctgctggggctggcctggcaAGCTACCAACGTGccagtcagtgctgctggaccccctgcatcccctcccagctcagctgcccctGTCAATGGCCAGGCCCCCTCCCAGGGCCCCTGACACTCACATCACAGTTGGCTCGGCCTCCATTGCCACAGCGCTGCTCCCTCAGGGTctgcagagagagggacaggctgcagcagcaccacaatGACACCTGGCTGtacaggagcagcccaggagctcaTAGTACCCACCAGGTGTTTGAACTCTGCTGAGAGGCTGCCATTGTTTGACTCCTCCATGTTCATGACCTTGGTGTTGGTCCCCAGGATGTTAAACTTGCGGGACCTGGCAAGAGGAAAGAGTCAGGCTGACAGGGCAGTCTTGGAGTGAATGTGTGGTAGCATGGTTGCcaggaataaaagcagaaacaagaaatgaggaaaaagcaaacagagcaCTTACCCCCGAAGTGCTGCAACGTCCCCAGAGTCCCTAGAAAAGGGGGAAGAGACACCAGGTCATGGCAGTGGCCCTCCCAGCCTGATGCAGACAAGCTGCTGTGTGGTGccagctgcatcccagcacaAGTCCCATGAGCCCCACAGGCCTTCCCCCCACGTGGGGGTGAACCCTCAGGACTCAGCACCACCCTCCACCCTCCCCTTCAACTGGGGGCCACACTGGCCCTCGTTGTGGAGATCAAGCCCaatccaggggcagcaggaatcagtcccatcccagttaccccacccagtgccactggAAGGGAAGCACAGGACTCACTTGTCAATGCAGACTTTGATTTTCAGCTGATAGTTCAGCTCTGGAAACTTGACCAACAACCTGCAAGAGTCAGCAGACACAGAGCATGAACATGCTGTGTACAGAAAGTGCTCCTGTTccacctggcacagccagcagcatggagcagctcctctggcatccctgggCACACcttcacacagccctgggacccGTCCCCAGAAGCAGGGAACTGCTGGCACTCCCCTGAGCATCCTGAGGAGCTCGTTTGGGCTGCTGACAGCCCATGCCAGGCTCTGAACACCCTCCACACCACTCTGGGCCAGAGGCTGCCATGGAGGCACAGCTGGCAAAGGGCAAGGAagctccaggcagagcctggTGTCAGAGCATGGCAGGGAACAtggcccaggctgagcagcagctggccaGGGATGTGCTGATGCTTCCCACCCCCACAACAGGATTTACCAGAACCCAGCAGatccccagccagccctgcactgagtCATGTGGGCAGCACTCCAGCCCTCTGGG
The sequence above is a segment of the Molothrus ater isolate BHLD 08-10-18 breed brown headed cowbird chromosome 27, BPBGC_Mater_1.1, whole genome shotgun sequence genome. Coding sequences within it:
- the STAT3 gene encoding signal transducer and activator of transcription 3 isoform X2 — protein: MAQWNQLQQLDTRYLEQLHQLYSDSFPMELRQFLAPWIESQDWAYAASKESHATLVFHNLLGEIDQQYSRFLQESNVLYQHNLRRIKQFLQSRYLEKPMEIARIVARCLWEESRLLQTAATAAQQGGQATHPTAAVVTEKQQMLEQHLQDVRKRVQDLEQKMKVVENLQDDFDFNYKTLKSQGDMQDLNGNNQSVTRQKMQQLEQMLTALDQMRRGIVSELAGLLSAMEYVQKMLADEELADWKRRQQIACIGGPPNICLDRLENWITSLAESQLQTRQQIKKLEELQQKVSYKGDPIVQHRPMLEERIVELFRNLMKSAFVVERQPCMPMHPDRPLVIKTGVQFTTKVRLLVKFPELNYQLKIKVCIDKDSGDVAALRGSRKFNILGTNTKVMNMEESNNGSLSAEFKHLTLREQRCGNGGRANCDASLIVTEELHLITFETEVYHQGLKIDLETHSLPVVVISNICQMPNAWASILWYNMLTNNPKNVNFFTKPPIGTWDQVAEVLSWQFSSTTKRGLSIEQLTTLAEKLLGPGVNYSGCQITWAKFCKENMAGKGFSFWVWLDNIIDLVKKYILALWNEGYIMGFISKERERAILSTKPPGTFLLRFSESSKEGGITFTWVEKDISGKTQIQSVEPYTKQQLNNMSFAEIIMGYKIMDATNILVSPLVYLYPDIPKEEAFGKYCRSESQEHSEATDSGAAPYLKTKFICVTPTSFSNTIDLPMSPRTLDSLMQFGTSSEGAESNAGGQFESLTFDMELTPECASSPM
- the STAT3 gene encoding signal transducer and activator of transcription 3 isoform X1, with translation MAQWNQLQQLDTRYLEQLHQLYSDSFPMELRQFLAPWIESQDWAYAASKESHATLVFHNLLGEIDQQYSRFLQESNVLYQHNLRRIKQFLQSRYLEKPMEIARIVARCLWEESRLLQTAATAAQQGGQATHPTAAVVTEKQQMLEQHLQDVRKRVQDLEQKMKVVENLQDDFDFNYKTLKSQGDMQDLNGNNQSVTRQKMQQLEQMLTALDQMRRGIVSELAGLLSAMEYVQKMLADEELADWKRRQQIACIGGPPNICLDRLENWITSLAESQLQTRQQIKKLEELQQKVSYKGDPIVQHRPMLEERIVELFRNLMKSAFVVERQPCMPMHPDRPLVIKTGVQFTTKVRLLVKFPELNYQLKIKVCIDKDSGDVAALRGSRKFNILGTNTKVMNMEESNNGSLSAEFKHLTLREQRCGNGGRANCDASLIVTEELHLITFETEVYHQGLKIDLETHSLPVVVISNICQMPNAWASILWYNMLTNNPKNVNFFTKPPIGTWDQVAEVLSWQFSSTTKRGLSIEQLTTLAEKLLGPGVNYSGCQITWAKFCKENMAGKGFSFWVWLDNIIDLVKKYILALWNEGYIMGFISKERERAILSTKPPGTFLLRFSESSKEGGITFTWVEKDISGKTQIQSVEPYTKQQLNNMSFAEIIMGYKIMDATNILVSPLVYLYPDIPKEEAFGKYCRSESQEHSEATDSGSAAPYLKTKFICVTPTSFSNTIDLPMSPRTLDSLMQFGTSSEGAESNAGGQFESLTFDMELTPECASSPM